The window CCACTTCGTTTTCGTAATAATTACTCAATAGCCTACGGAGTTTATCATCGGATACTTTATCTAGGCCATTCGATTTTAAGGTTTCGTACGAATTTGTTATGGCTGCGAACCGTTCAAACTGTAGAATATCGCCCAACCAAAATTTCAAACTGTCAGGATACTGTTCCTGTTCATGTTCCAAGATTTTAGTAATCGACGAAATGGCTTTTTCAAATTTCTATGGACCTTTTTCAAATCCATTTTATCTACTTCCAGGTTTTCGCGAATTTGTGCTAGCATCTCCTGTTCAAATGAACGGCTCTTTCTATTTTCGTTCCAATTGTTTACCTGTAGGGCAATCAATATGCCTATTACTACCAGAATGATTTCGCCAATAGCGTACTTTAGGTATTTTCCAAGGTTTCCTTCTGAAACCAACTGTTTTCTGATTCTTCTAAAGAGGGCAAACATACTTCTATCGGTATCTCCAACTGGTTAAATCGGCACCTTGTGGTGCGCTTTCCGCAATGCGCTTCATGATTTTGGGCACATACATGGAATTGTACCGCAAACGGCTGATGGCGTTCGGCAGTTCTGGGTCGCCGTTCCAGCAATGTTCGGCACGGTCGCCGTACAACACTTCGCCTTCATAATAGGGCTCTGTGGTACTTTCCAAAAAGTCTTCCATCAAATAAACGGCATTGTTCAAATAGTAGTTGTCCATATCCCCGCAATAAATATGGATCTTGCCCCGCAGTTTTGGGCCCAATTTGTCCCAATCCCGTTCCAGAATGTGCCGCAGATCGTAGTTTTCTTTCCAGTATTCGGCGACCTCGTGGTCAATGTCTCCCGTCATTTTGTCCCAAATGCGCACAGGATAGCCATCATCACCCTGTGGGGAATAGGTCGCTTCCCAAATATCCCATTGTTGTCCCGATCGGGATTTATCGCCCAAAACCAATTCCAGATGGTTTCCCTGTCGTAAATTGGATTGGATATCGCCCAAATAATTTCTGTGGGAGGGAACTTCCAATTGCTTGTGCTCGGAATCGTAATAATAAGCATTATCGTCTTCGTAAATATTGGTAAGGCAGTAGGCCCTAAAATCGATGGGGTCTGGACAGGCAGCAAAGCAGCCGTTATACTCATCCGGATATTTCACCTGCACGGCCAAGGCTTCCCATCCTCCGGTAGAACCTCCGTACAGGAATCGGGACCAACCTTCACCCATTCCCCTGAACTCTTTTTCGATATATGGGATGAGTTCATAGGTAATAGCGTCGCCATAGGGGCCTTGACTGGCTGAATTTACCGCATACGAATCGTCGTAATAGGGGGTAGGGTGCTGGATTTCTATGATGAGGAAACGCGGAAAATCCGGTTCGTTCCATCTTTTGTAAAAATCGTAGGCTTCTTGTTGCTGAATGATGTTGTACCCCTCCAAGTCAAACCGTTCTGAATATTCGGGTTCCAAATTGGGGTCGGGCGGAGTAGTCCGGAAACCTCCAAAATCGCTCGGAAAATGCCCGTGAAACACCATCAATGGGTATTTGGCCTCGGGATGTTCTTCAAACCCTTTTGGCAACAATACGTGGGCCCCCAAATACATGTCCCTCCCATAGAATTCGGAGAGCTTTTCCGACTTGATTTTAATATGCTTGATCCACTCGGTATCCTCGGGCTCGGGGATAGGAGGGATGACTTGATCCAAGGTTACGGAAACATTGTCGATGCCATTTTCACCTACTGTTATTTTGAAAGGTGTACTGTACAGATTGCCGGGAGAGGTATTCCAATGTTGCCCCTCGCCATTGTCCATAGGAAGTTTCACGGTATGGCCTGTGGACAGATTGAAGGTTTCATACACGTGTAGCAAGGCCTGTACATTGTATTCGCCAGGGGGAACATCCTTTAAACTAGGGTAGGGATATCCAAAAATGGATTCATCAAAAGTAATGGATGTCCCGGGTGCCATATTATCCACGTTCATCCCAAAAATGAGCTGGGTATTCAATCCATCATTGATTTGAAATCGGGGCTCCTTACTGTCATCAGTTGAAAGCATGAGCAATAATCGTCCATCTTTGTTCTCTGGACTAACGTTTTCATCGAAACTGACAGCAATATCAAATTTTGATTTTTCGGTCTGCGCGCAGGAAAACAACAAAATGGTGCAACAACAGATAAAAAGGGAAAGCTTGGTCATAACGGTTGGATTTTAGATAGTTAAGATAGTCCATTCCAACCGTAAAGAAAAAATCCCCGACATTTAAAATTTTAAACATCGGGGATCAAAACAAAATGGTTGGTTACATACGCTTACATTAGGGCGGCTTGCGCTGCAGCTACCCGTGCAATGGGTACCCTAAATGGGGAACAACTTACGTAGTTCATGCCCACTTTTTGGCAGAACGCAACCGAGCTGGGTTCACCACCATGTTCGCCACAGATACCTACTTTAAGATTGGATTTGGTCTTACGTCCCAATTGGGTTCCCATTTCCACCAATTGTCCGACACCTTCTTGATCCAATACTTCAAAAGGATCATGTTTTAGAATACCTTTTTCGAGATAGGTTGGGAGGAACTTTCCTGAGTCGTCCCTGGAGTATCCAAAAGTCATCTGGGTCAAATCGTTGGTTCCGAAGGAAAAGAAATCCGCATCTTCGGCGATCTTGTCGGCAATCAATG is drawn from Flagellimonas sp. MMG031 and contains these coding sequences:
- a CDS encoding DUF6090 family protein — translated: MFALFRRIRKQLVSEGNLGKYLKYAIGEIILVVIGILIALQVNNWNENRKSRSFEQEMLAQIRENLEVDKMDLKKVHRNLKKPFRRLLKSWNMNRNSILTV
- a CDS encoding alpha/beta hydrolase-fold protein, with the translated sequence MTKLSLFICCCTILLFSCAQTEKSKFDIAVSFDENVSPENKDGRLLLMLSTDDSKEPRFQINDGLNTQLIFGMNVDNMAPGTSITFDESIFGYPYPSLKDVPPGEYNVQALLHVYETFNLSTGHTVKLPMDNGEGQHWNTSPGNLYSTPFKITVGENGIDNVSVTLDQVIPPIPEPEDTEWIKHIKIKSEKLSEFYGRDMYLGAHVLLPKGFEEHPEAKYPLMVFHGHFPSDFGGFRTTPPDPNLEPEYSERFDLEGYNIIQQQEAYDFYKRWNEPDFPRFLIIEIQHPTPYYDDSYAVNSASQGPYGDAITYELIPYIEKEFRGMGEGWSRFLYGGSTGGWEALAVQVKYPDEYNGCFAACPDPIDFRAYCLTNIYEDDNAYYYDSEHKQLEVPSHRNYLGDIQSNLRQGNHLELVLGDKSRSGQQWDIWEATYSPQGDDGYPVRIWDKMTGDIDHEVAEYWKENYDLRHILERDWDKLGPKLRGKIHIYCGDMDNYYLNNAVYLMEDFLESTTEPYYEGEVLYGDRAEHCWNGDPELPNAISRLRYNSMYVPKIMKRIAESAPQGADLTSWRYR